A genome region from Brassica oleracea var. oleracea cultivar TO1000 chromosome C2, BOL, whole genome shotgun sequence includes the following:
- the LOC106320914 gene encoding monocopper oxidase-like protein SKU5 yields MRCSPPHLPCTSLVVLFLSVATVCLAADPYVFFDWTVSYLTASPLGTRQQVIGINGQFPGPILNVTTNWNVVVNVKNNLDEPLLLTWNGIQHRKNSWQDGVLGTNCPIPSGWNWTYEFQVKDQIGSFFYFPSTNFQRAAGGYGGIIINNRDIIPVPFLLPDGDVTLFISDWFTKSHKKLRKDVESKIDFGAPDGILINGFGPFPYSSELASGGFPYGTINVEPGRTYRFRVHNSGIATTLNFRIQNHNLLLVETEGSYTVQQNYTNMDIHVGQSFSFLVTMDQSGSNDYYIVASTRFTKSSSSPKATGVAILHYSSSQGPASSPLPDPPIELDTSFSMNQARSIRLNVSAGAARPNPQGSFKYGQITVTDVYVIVNRPPEKIDGRLRATLNGISYLPPSTPLKLAQQYNISGVYKLDFPKRPMNRHPKVDTSVMNGTYKGFMEIIFQNSDTTVKSYHLDGYAFFVVGMDFGLWTENSRSLYNKGDGVARSTTQVFPGAWTAILVYLDNAGMWNLRIDNLASWYLGQEVYLNVVNPEIDTSENSIPENTIYCGRLSPLQRDQSQRVNFSGSPRSVLVTSRGILLAIFAILISSLAR; encoded by the exons ATGCGGTGCTCTCCACCGCACTTACCGTGCACTTCACTGGTCGTATTGTTCTTGTCGGTGGCAACTGTCTGCTTAGCCGCCGACCCTTACGTTTTCTTCGACTGGACTGTCTCTTACCTCACTGCTTCTCCTCTAGGCACTCGCCAACAG GTTATTGGGATCAATGGGCAGTTCCCTGGTCCCATTCTCAATGTAACTACGAACTGGAATGTGGTTGTCAACGTGAAGAATAATCTTGATGAGCCCTTGCTTCTCACATG GAATGGAATCCAACATAGGAAAAACTCGTGGCAAGACGGTGTTTTGGGCACGAACTGTCCGATTCCTTCTGGTTGGAACTGGACATATGAGTTTCAAGTCAAAGACCAGATTGGTAGTTTCTTTTATTTCCCATCTACAAACTTCCAGAGAGCAGCTGGTGGTTACGGTGGCATCATTATCAACAATAGAGACATCATTCCAGTTCCTTTTCTTTTGCCTGATGGAGATGTTACTCTCTTTATCAGTGATTGGTTCACTAAGAGCCATAAG AAGCTGAGGAAAGATGTTGAGAGTAAGATTGACTTTGGAGCTCCTGATGGCATTCTCATCAATGGCTTTGGACCTTTTCCTTACAGTAGTGAGCTCGCTTCGGGTGGGTTTCCTTATGGGACAATAAACGTTGAACCAG GAAGAACATACCGCTTCCGTGTTCACAACAGTGGCATAGCAACCACCTTGAACTTCAGAATACAGAATCATAATCTGCTTCTTGTCGAGACAGAAGGTTCATACACAGTTCAGCAGAACTACACAAACATGGACATTCATGTGGGTCAATCTTTTTCGTTTCTAGTCACTATGGATCAGTCCGGTAGTAACGACTACTACATTGTTGCCAGCACAAGGTTTACCAAATCATCCTCGTCCCCCAAAGCTACCGGAGTCGCTATCTTGCACTACTCTAGCTCCCAAGGACCAGCTTCAAGTCCACTCCCTGATCCTCCTATTGAGTTGGACACATCTTTCTCAATGAACCAAGCACGTTCCATAAG GTTGAATGTCTCAGCTGGAGCTGCTCGCCCAAACCCTCAGGGATCATTCAAGTATGGTCAGATTACAGTAACTGATGTCTACGTGATTGTCAACAGACCACCAGAGAAGATAGATGGGAGGTTGCGTGCCACTCTTAATGGTATATCGTACTTGCCTCCTTCAACACCGTTAAAGCTTGCTCAGCAGTACAACATCTCAGGGGTGTATAAGCTGGATTTTCCGAAAAGACCGATGAATCGGCATCCTAAGGTTGATACCTCTGTCATGAATGGCACTTACAAGGGGTTCATGGAGATTATATTTCAGAATAGTGACACTACTGTTAAGAGCTATCACTTGGATGGTTATGCATTCTTTGTTGTCGG GATGGACTTTGGTCTGTGGACAGAGAATAGTAGAAGTTTATACAACAAAGGGGATGGGGTTGCTAGATCTACTACGCAG GTGTTTCCTGGTGCATGGACCGCTATCTTAGTTTACTTGGACAATGCTGGCATGTGGAACCTTCGAATAGACAATCTCGCCTCATGGTATCTAGGACAAGAGGTGTACTTGAATGTAGTTAATCCTGAGATTGACACATCTGAGAATTCCATTCCTGAAAACACCATTTACTGTGGTCGGCTCTCACCATTACAAAG GGATCAGTCACAGAGGGTAAACTTCTCGGGATCACCGAGATCTGTGTTGGTGACAAGCAGAGGGATCCTCCTTGCTATTTTTGCAATCTTAATTAGTAGTTTAGCCAGATGA
- the LOC106321012 gene encoding uncharacterized protein LOC106321012, which translates to MMMHRVLHLLIISTLAISILAENDSIYDVLKAHALPMGLLPKGVEEFNVDMETGQFSVYLNRSCEAKYESEIHYEANITGTIGYGSIGGLSGIKAHDLFLWFPVKGIRVDIPSSGVIYFDVGVVRKQYSMSVFETPKDCVAVENEAEFRGDNKIQSSMLQFYEVDQSVGRNIV; encoded by the exons ATGATGATGCATCGCGTTCTCCACCTTCTTATCATCTCCACTCTTGCGATCTCGATCCTCGCCGAGAATGATTCTATATACGATGTCCTTAAAGCACACGCGTTACCGATGGGGCTGTTACCGAAGGGCGTCGAAGAGTTCAACGTTGATATGGAGACGGGACAGTTCTCGGTTTACCTAAACCGGTCGTGCGAAGCGAAATACGAGAGCGAGATACATTACGAGGCCAACATCACGGGGACGATAGGCTACGGAAGCATCGGTGGTTTGTCCGGTATAAAGGCTCACGATCTGTTCCTGTGGTTTCCGGTTAAAGGGATCCGCGTGGACATACCTAGTTCTGGTGTTATATACTTTGATGTCGGAGTTGTTCGCAAACAGTACTCCATGTCTGTGTTCGAGACGCCTAAGGATTGCGTTGCTGTTGAGAACGAGGCTGAGTTTCGTGGGGATAATAAG ATTCAGTCATCTATGTTACAATTCTACGAAGTAGATCAAAGTGTTGGGAGAAACATTGTCTAA
- the LOC106322528 gene encoding uncharacterized protein At5g48480-like — protein sequence MAQEDVATVVEKSVTFTAYKPQLIVESQKVGDAVAFYKAVFGAEETGHSLYPKRKADQELPHLVSAELRLAGTTVLVSDVSVNSGSNANKGSMPAILETDDVEAAVAKAVGAGAVKVEEEVEGEEGGVKGKVTDPFGFTWIFVSPAKKNENDENKEV from the exons ATGGCTCAGGAAGATGTTGCTACGGTGGTTGAGAAGTCTGTTACCTTCACCGCGTACAAGCCCCAGCTGATCGTGGAGTCTCAGAAGGTAGGCGACGCTGTTGCCTTTTACAAGGCCGTGTTTGGTGCGGAGGAGACTGGACACTCTCTCTACCCTAAGCGTAAGGCTGACCAGGAGCTCCCTCACCTTGTCTCTGCCGAGCTCAGGCTCGCTGGCACTACCGTCCTTGTCTCTGACGTCTCCGTTAACTCTGGCTCTAA TGCGAACAAGGGGTCTATGCCTGCGATTCTCGAAACTGATGACGTGGAAGCGGCCGTTGCGAAAGCCGTTGGCGCCGGAGCTGTCAAAGTGGAGGAGGAGGTTGAAGGTGAAGAAGGTGGAGTGAAGGGTAAAGTGACGGATCCCTTCGGTTTCACATGGATCTTTGTTTCTCCGGCGAAGAAGAATGAGAACGACGAAAATAAAGAGGTCTAA